The region CATATTAGTTgtttaatagtaattgtgaaaATTTGAGCCACGCAAGTTCCCATTTTCAAACTTGGCTCATGGGCATATGGCTCAAAATAATAGACAATTATTTTGCTATAACAGTATTGGGGATCAATGCTTTATTTAACTATTCAGGTTTTGAGGTATAAGCAGAAAGTTTTATATTGGATACAATTTTAATGACACTTCCATTCACAACCAACTAGATACTCGTACATTAAtatcaatattatattttatatctaTGTTTGTAGATCTCTTTCAAAAAGTCGCGTATAAGCTATAGGGGTATAGGGCAACGGCACCAGTGTTGAACAGTCATTGCATTTTTTGAGAACGATTTTTTCTGCTCTACGCAGCACAACCGAGGTTTTAACCCACTATTTTTGTCCACCacacacatatgaaagaaatctCCATCCATGTGATGTCGGGTTGTAACATTTTCAGTTTATattcaaaaaaatgtttaggtatgtaaaaataatctaacaatacaatttattcaATACTGAGCCTTCACATATTAAGATAATAGACCGCTTTTCCAtaaaaacgtaggtagtccccattgaCCTgtttggatattgacattatggagttagttagttatttgttttaagagggggcaaagttgtttaaccgctcgtgctaaaaTTGGTAGGTACCCGATAAACTAACATagatagcaaaaaaaaatatcgtcaAGTTCACTTTCTCATCTGCTCGTTCTGGTCCTTAAGCATCTCTCCGAGGCCGACGAGCTGCAGACCGCCGTCGACCTTGACGGTGGCGCCGGTGACCATCCGGCTGTCCCCGCCTGCCAGGAACGCGATCACACGCGCCACGTCGGCCGGCTCGCATGTTTGTCGCATCGGGATTCTCGCCTCGCTGTTCTTGAGGAAGGCCGCGTGCTCCTCGTCAGTGTGGCCGGTCAAACGTTGAAGGAGAGGTGTGTTCTAGAAAAATACAAAAACGTTTACAATGTTCACAATGaactttaggtaggtacctacgtgatGAGAAGGGAAAATTAGCTCAACGCATTGATATAGAATAGGCTCAACGACTTTTTGCTTGCATTTTTTTTAGCAGACTTAGCCCAATTATCAAGATTAATATGATAGATACACGGCACGGTTACCAGTATGATGTCGAAAGTGAGGAGGATTAAACGACAGTTTGTAATTTCTGTAGAAACTGAAATGCATATTAGGTTGACTTACTGTGATTCCTGGACTAACGGTGTTCACTCTCACACCTTTGGGGGCTAACTCGAGGGCGATCAAACGCGTGAAGTGGTCGAGAGccgcctgttgaaagaaaacaATCAGTACCGAATGAAGAAAGCAGTGCtgacctggcggcttagcacggtcgcgtttttatcccttgtcaccatgcctgtcacgttctaacaagtatgtaagtgcgaaagggacgcgcataatgatagtcgataaaaatggaaccgtgctgagcccgctggaatAGTTATTAAACAATACATGGATTAACCTAGAATGCATAATGCTGTGTCGTCATAAAACAAACCTTCGCCATCCCATAGGGCAGACTGCCAACGTGCACCATGGTGGCGGCGATGCTCGACACGTTGACGATGGAACCGCGCGCCGCTACAAGCGCGGGCGCGAGCAGCCGCGTCAGGTTGAAGGCGCCCCGGACCACCGTCCCGAACACGCGGTCGAACGACGCCATATCCGCCGTCTCCAACGATGTGATGGCTGCCACGCCGGCGCAGTTAACCAACACGTCCAGTCTGCAAGCAGTTAGATACCGGGGTTAATAGGGATGGCGATAATGGTGTTCGAATAGGTACGCGACTTGTTTGGAAATCGTTTTATCGCTACGGTGTCGCTATCAACACTTAAGGTTTTCGtcttagccgaagccagtcgcgcaatgtcgtggccaggccgtaagAATCTTACTACCGTAACGTAACAGTCAATATTTTTCCTGTATCTAATAATGAAAACTGATTTTAATGTCGTCTTATTAAGGCCTAGCTAAACAgccggcgcgacgcagcgccgcggtcgcgccgcgcgaccgcggcacatgctaacaggttaccgacgtcaaacagactgcgtcccgccggtatcacgccccgcttctgtcgcgccccgcgccgcgcggccccttgcgtccacgcggcgcgtgcgcagcgctgcgccgcgcggacgcggcggtccgccgcgtcgcgcaaggtcacatcagtcggatcggacgggcagcgagcggtgcgccgcgttcgcgcgcgcgatgagggcgtgttgagagtagggcatgcagtacgggtcccggtaccaagaatttcatttcccggttctgggcatggccggaaccgggattcccggttcttcccggttctcaaggcatcttaTGATAATTtgtaagaaattgtttgtgttagcgtacaatctttataaatgacttattttcatataaataattgcggaagtattaattaataaatgactaattttattaaaaaaataaaccggtcaagtgcgagtcggactcgcgttccaagggttccgtacataagtccgactcacgcttgactgcacatttctaataggttttcctgtcatctataggtaaagtactattttgtgtatttttttcaaaaaaaattcaaagtagtttcagagataaaggggaatggtcggacagacagacagacgcacgagtgatcctataagggttccgttttttctttttgaggtacggaaccctaaaagacactttaattggcgttccaatctattttacgaaatttatGTAACCGGCATaaaagtaaggtaaacgtacttagtgctcgacatgctaatgccaaatagatgacaccttgctgtcatctctattgacaatgacttaagtttcaagatgacatgtactgggaccgcgtcgactACCAGTATGTTTACCTTACTGAGCGATGTTtcagataaaaacaaaattgaaatagaaaacTGGGTGtatttttacaatttaccaTTATCCGTAATATCAATTGAAAATATTGGAATGCTTACTTTACTACGATAGTTTGTtgggttatttgggtcccccgtttcataTCACCATTATTTAATGTCCCGAGGTAAAGTAATAAAACATTACTAgttactactattgaaatgggaataaatagtcatatgatgagaaccgggaagtaccggtaccgggtcttcagtaccggttcttttgacactataaaattcccgggaattcccgggaaattgagaaccgggaattcccgggagcatgccctagttgagagcgtgaggccggcgcgctccgcgcgcgccctgtttgaacaggcatcgcgtcgccatcacgcggcgcggacgcggcgctgcgtcgcgccggctgtttggccaggcctttaGACCTTCTTACCGTCCAAAATGCTCTAAAGTTTGCTTAGCGACCCTCTCGCATCCCTCGTCCGTGGATATGTCCGCTGTGATGTGCAGGTGTTGCAGCTGGTGTTTCGCACACTCTTCTGCGACCGAGCGCAGTTTCGCCTCGTCCCGACCCACGAGCGCGAGCCGAGCGCCTCGCTCGGCAAACAGTAGTGCTGTCGCTTTGCCGATGCCGGAACTCGCGCCAGTCACCAATATCACTTTATTTTCGAATTCCATTTTGTTTAGTTGCATGCTTCTTACAGACTGCGGCTGGGATATAACTTATGCTATATTTATAAGAATTATAGCATCCCAGTATTCCTCAATGGAAGTTACATCATGTCAAGGGGGAAATACCTATCTGCGTGAGTTTCCCATCCGCTTGACGCATCTTGTGGTTTTAGGGTAGGTAATTTACGGTTTGTTTGCTTCTTAGcaggaaaatatattactttatagctaataatagtaataatggtgtatttacaattaaaatctacctatgtaggtaagtataattaAATAGTAAAGTTAAAAATTTGCTTtccggtaggtaggtatttaccattgtaaataaatataaataggtaaataaatataaatacactcagcgtcaaaaaaatcgcacatcttaacttttttctttcatgcggttttaaaccttatattatactagctgtgcccgcggctccgcccgcgtggaattcggtctgtgtcagtaagcggctaattactaatcctaatttctctccctctcccctggaggcggaacttgaagtaaagttgacagatggatatgctagaggactgcagtccagataaaatattttacaattaggtaccactaaataaaactacactccaaaatcaatagtttttttcgcccttattcaaattttacacgtgatatAAACGCACagttaaacgacagagtagtagatgtatatcggacgatacagtaaggtatacgcgcgcgagcgaaagcgaagcggcctgcctggctaaagcgccactcaccgtggtcttcttcagactcctgaggcaGACCAcggccccttgtaacctcaatgcgttgcgagactttcgcgaaaatttggttttttttctggaaagcatggtaatgcgtattaaatgcgagtcccaaatcgtttgactccgcaaacgaccagtgccgttttgatgccctaagcatttctagaccatggtgccccctctccctaggctcatcgagattacattgattttttttggttagttgagtgacgttcattgccgcattacagctgagaatgaaaattagtcacatcattttatcacgaaaattgacagtgctgcagcagtaacgttgcaacagagtaatgctgctgcagtcgccataccttagaaagtgtttgaaaacgcgagcgaagcgagcgcgaaaatttttcgatttaaaaacgcaatttgatagacagttgtacatttttacttttagtatggaaatcagtcacatcattgtatcacgaaaattgacagtgttgcagcagtaacgttgcaacagagtaatgctgctgcagtcgccatactttagaaagtaattgaaaacgcgagcgaagcgagcgcgaaaatttttcgatattaaaacgcaatttgatagacagttgtacatttttacttttagtatggaaatcagtcatatcattttatcacgaaaattgacagtgctgcagcagttactgaaaacgcgagcgaagcaagagcgaacatttttcgatataaaaaacgcaatttgacttagaaagttattgaaaacgcgagcgaagcgagcgcgaaaatttttcgatgtataaacgcaatttgttagacagttgtacatttttatttttagtatggaaatcagtcacatcattttatcacgaaaattaacagtgctgcagcagtaacgttacaacagagtaggtaattctgctgcagtcgccacccgaatgtcacttttatcatatcttatagtGTTtagtaaacgcgagcgaagcgagcgcgaaaatttttcgatataaaaaacgcagtttttacctttagtcccaaccaggcgcgaatccaggatttcatgcagagaagggatgggacgttaTTAGACGGGtatacttgtacacgtataaaagtttcatgtaggtaccaggtacctactccacgacaatgctgatgctgatgcagcctgcgcttttttttgcctacggttttggggccccctagacgtggtgccctaagcaagtgcttattttgcctaaaagagttaatccggcactgcaaatgacagaggtcaatgtttttttttcaaagtaccttgtatgaatatggatttgatatgggtgcgatataattacgattaggtataattcatgatggagaaaattaataattttaaataattatgcaattatacgcgtgttgataattatgtgtgtttattttaccactatgtaactatgtaaactcatttttactttattaattaatgtttactcagttccccaatagactgtgcaatgaggggcaattattttactgtcgtttaattttgttgtattattaatttattaaatcaacataattatttaattatttttgttgatatccgtaccccctgttctaaacttagagttaatttggcaaaatctttcctcggtagcttattcatgtcacaacgtactaaattcagcgccatctgttagtttaccagggtactcaataaaggtagcacatatttgaaaaaagtttgcccctccttcctaagtagcgccataagattcaggggcaaacttaagtcaatcgagtgttgtggctaccccccccccccttttaaatgttgaatttttatagcctataacctggccggggattttctcgatagattagtaaagttttcatcaaaatccgttcagccgttttcacgtgatgcgcgttcaaataaacagacaaacagataaacagataaacagacaaacagacaaaaaatctaaaaacttttggaacgtgttctgttatcgattcccAGTAAGTATCCCCAgtcaactttttttcaaatatcttccatgtacagactttcgaccgtcttcagctttattatatgtatagataaggCAAGATAAGACTATGGGGCCTCATTTGAAAGGTTATGAAACCCTCTAATGGAAAAAGTCGTAAAATGGACGATCTACCCGATacaaaaagtaaaattttaggaaaaacgAATCAACGAAATTTTAACCTAAATAAGGTTAAAATTGCAAAGAATAAAAAACACTACAAAATCAACAGATAcagaaaaaaattcacagatttcgtgcctcacacgactatcgagcacattggaaatgaatctacggaattcgaaaaaatattgtcgctgagcgacgagaaagtctggataaggaaaaagttacaaaataaaactacaacgttgaatgataattattttattcttagactaacacaagtatcctggacataacgcatgtgaacaaacaaattacaaaatttccacacgcggatcgaagtttgaataattgtcgccgtggcgcataagtataggtacatatttcatttttcgattaataagcaggatatattaatgttcaaagtacaagaaaattattacacggcaaatccgtagtcaactcgagaagtggtagccacatcgccgttatcgtcactcgagtcttgatcggcagcggcccatttgctgcaagatatgtatttttcttgacagcagtttgacgcgacgagagatgaccataacagcgtttgtctatgttgcaccaaacctgagttccaataggtactaccagggttcagcatcagctatcttgggtactactctcctaagtgctcatcaagacgagtcggatgaccaaaacagcgtgtacttatgttgtattaaaccccctctccctctccctctccctctccctctccctctccctctccctctccctctccctctccctctccctctccctctccctctccctctccctctccctctccctctccctctccctctccctctccctctcccatttcacaacaaacaccgataacgaactctgcgaaacatgaagtcataaatgtcatgtgaaaaatgtcgttctgactttttgactatttaaaggttagggtacagggcaaacccttaacccgatcgtctttgttttaggctcaaattgtagctgactaaattgtccagagccgtttttctcaaatttttgatatcattcttcgtttccaaattatcgaccaccaaaatcaaaaattcggaaaaaatttaattttattttcactatttcgaccataactttttttgtttttgactttctcgaataattatttttgcaccttacagctctcgtgattatgcgtcttttgagcctattttttaatatcatatcttcacaattttccgagatataacgggatcgcactttttcttgaaatcggagcctatactggagcgaacgaaaagacatttccaatgtcaaaataaactttaaactaaacttaaaacctcTAGTGCTGCCTCCTCTTGCCCTCCGAGTAGCTTCCATGCGACGAATCATGACTGTCATGAGTGCCACGATGCGTTTTTGAGGAAAGTTGTTCCACTCCTCAATAATGGTGTCTTGAAGCCAGTCGAGAGTGGCAGGAGCAGGATCATGCGATCGCACCCGCCGTTTTAGCTGATCCTAGAGATGTTCGATAGGGTTCAGGTCAGGGCTCCTTGCTGGCCACTCCATTACGGTGATCCCAGCCTCACACAGTTAGTCTCACAAAAACAACGCAGTGTGGCAGCGGGCGTTGTCTTGCATAAACTGGAAGTTGGGTCCAACAAAACCATCATATGGGACCACTTGCTCCTCCAAGATCTCCGTTATGTAACGCCGAGCAGTCAGCAATCCCTGGCTGTGACCACCTTCAGTGCGGGAAATGCACAGGAGATCAGTTTACTCGTCGATcgaaatgccgccccagaacatgCGAGATCCGTCCCCTTAGCAGACGGTTTCTTCAGTGCAGGCTTGCGTGAATTGCTCTCCCTACCTCTTATACACCCCCCTGCATATGTCGTTGGTGTAAAGGTACACCCTCGTCTCGTCGGAAAAGAGGACATTCCTCTATTGTTTAAACGTCCAATCTTCGTGCAGTCGGCAAAATTGCCACCTGGCTATTCGATGCTCTGGCTTTAATTGGGGGCCTGTAGCAGTTCTACGGGGCAACATCCTCTTCTCTTCCAGCTTTCTTCCGATCGTAGAGATATGCTTACTGCTGGTCTTCCAGCTGCTTGAAGCTGCAAGAGTTCGATACAATTTACCGGTTGTCTCTAGCGGAAAAGCAGTGTTGTCTTCCAGATCCAGGCCTCCTGATGTAACCACATGTAACCACCAGTCACCTGGAACCCCAGCAAGACTCGACGCACTCGGAAACCGCTTATGTTAAATTTTTCAGCAACTTCATACTGCCATAGTCTTGTTTGCAGCAGTGCCACCTCTTGAGCTCCTTCTTCTGGCCTGGTATCCATGTCCCAGGGTTTATTCTTGCCGTAACGGTTCATTAGTGACCTCAGTGACTTCTGGAGAGCGCATGACCAATAAATAACCTTTACCCTCCATTTTATACCCGTCCAGGATTGCACAACAACGGACCGATTAAAATTGGATCACGGtccttttttaaacaaaacggTGATGTTCGGCGATGGTTGTTTTTACGGACAATGACgatttattttatctttttaaagTGCATTAATTGCGCTTTCAAATGATACCAATATTGACAGGGTACAATGCACTGGATAAGAGCTATATTTGCTTGAAACAATTTTTTGGCGAGGTGCGATTTTTTTGACGCCGAGTGTATATTCAGTAAAGCTCGTGTTGTGGGAACTAGACCGcgatacacacacacatatatatatttatatgtatgtatataggtaatataaatatgtatgcgggtcgttctctcatttcgtgcaaatcggtgatgttgtgacacggcactttgtatggttagctcagtttaacgtttttaggattgtctcgaatatagtgtagttttgttctatggcaaggaagtctttgatatagcaacaatatacatgacgggcattcagccaataggaaacaaattgaagctgatggtgttgctacttcaaattaaatcctaaatttatggaataatattaataaatatttaaatcaaaaacttaatttataaatacaaaataggttgaaatatattcaaataattgaatatgatttatttctttgggttatacttgcatataaaattattccatgaatttcattagttactgttattttgattgtgtcatcccagggacagaatggtttgagatcatttcctggctggttttcgccctggatgggcatcttttatacatagaacagtgaagcgaagtacatcatgctctggtagcatcgatcagaggcttggttatgcagtagccgctgcatccatgagctagggagctcatgctgttgttattttgccacaaacagt is a window of Cydia splendana chromosome 1, ilCydSple1.2, whole genome shotgun sequence DNA encoding:
- the LOC134791110 gene encoding 3-oxoacyl-[acyl-carrier-protein] reductase FabG-like encodes the protein MQLNKMEFENKVILVTGASSGIGKATALLFAERGARLALVGRDEAKLRSVAEECAKHQLQHLHITADISTDEGCERVAKQTLEHFGRLDVLVNCAGVAAITSLETADMASFDRVFGTVVRGAFNLTRLLAPALVAARGSIVNVSSIAATMVHVGSLPYGMAKAALDHFTRLIALELAPKGVRVNTVSPGITNTPLLQRLTGHTDEEHAAFLKNSEARIPMRQTCEPADVARVIAFLAGGDSRMVTGATVKVDGGLQLVGLGEMLKDQNEQMRK